In one window of Bacillota bacterium DNA:
- a CDS encoding permease: MELKQMIIEQNELLINIMKYAGELILRVVPMLVAAIFIAESARRWFGDEKLKALLAGSGIWSGRLRAAALGAVLPFCECGAFPVVLGLIRAGVPTSAVLTFFLVSPVVSMPAFLILSGIFGFPVAFFYLLITAGAAIIGGVFLEKLGGYEHIFKPGIALIEERDGIEPSNLKMAADNSSSTGFPSVQPCCTIQQKDMKTEVNSDIRVDIVKPAWHHTLTLLKKILPYVAIVIIVSALLRNLVPPDLIQQALESRAPFDIIIGALLGIPIYAGDCSMIALAAPLIGATGALGAGIAFIISGSGTSVSGIIFMSSLFKRRFLFLYVFTVFCIAVTAGYLISLLPLLGVL, translated from the coding sequence GTGGAGTTAAAACAGATGATAATTGAGCAGAATGAACTGCTGATAAACATTATGAAATATGCCGGGGAATTGATTCTTCGAGTGGTTCCCATGCTTGTAGCTGCAATTTTTATTGCCGAGTCAGCCAGGCGTTGGTTTGGAGATGAGAAATTAAAAGCTCTTCTTGCCGGTAGCGGTATCTGGAGCGGTCGGTTAAGAGCTGCTGCACTTGGAGCAGTTTTGCCGTTTTGTGAATGTGGTGCATTTCCGGTGGTGCTGGGATTGATCAGAGCCGGAGTTCCCACCAGCGCAGTGCTTACATTCTTCCTGGTTAGCCCTGTTGTCAGCATGCCTGCATTTTTAATCCTATCTGGAATTTTTGGTTTTCCGGTTGCCTTTTTCTATTTGTTGATTACTGCCGGTGCCGCAATTATTGGCGGAGTTTTTCTGGAAAAATTAGGCGGTTATGAGCATATATTTAAGCCGGGGATAGCTTTAATTGAAGAAAGAGATGGGATTGAACCCAGCAATTTGAAAATGGCCGCTGATAATTCTTCTTCGACCGGTTTTCCAAGTGTTCAGCCCTGCTGTACTATTCAACAAAAAGATATGAAGACTGAAGTAAATTCAGATATTAGGGTTGATATTGTAAAGCCTGCATGGCATCACACCTTAACTCTGCTGAAAAAAATACTGCCTTATGTTGCAATCGTGATAATTGTATCTGCTTTGCTCCGTAACCTTGTACCTCCGGATTTAATTCAACAGGCTCTGGAATCCCGAGCGCCATTTGACATTATAATAGGTGCTTTACTGGGAATTCCTATTTATGCAGGCGATTGCTCCATGATTGCGCTTGCTGCACCTTTAATCGGTGCTACCGGTGCCCTGGGAGCAGGTATCGCTTTCATAATCTCCGGCTCGGGAACCAGTGTCAGTGGAATAATTTTTATGAGTTCATTATTTAAAAGACGTTTTCTGTTTTTATATGTTTTCACAGTATTTTGTATTGCAGTGACCGCCGGTTACCTGATATCCCTGCTTCCCCTGTTGGGAGTTTTATAA
- a CDS encoding metalloregulator ArsR/SmtB family transcription factor: MSQKKEAHQCEIFCSDPVKVSRVKKALGDLNVMVDIFKALGDETRFKIIFALYQEELCVCDLALAVEMPVAAVSYHLRYLRSLRLVRYSKQGKIVFYSLDDDHISQLVQIALAHSSEAGNIRWS; this comes from the coding sequence ATGAGTCAAAAAAAAGAAGCCCATCAGTGTGAAATATTCTGCAGCGATCCGGTGAAAGTTTCCAGAGTAAAGAAAGCCCTGGGAGATCTCAATGTGATGGTTGACATTTTTAAAGCGTTAGGCGATGAAACCAGGTTTAAAATTATTTTTGCTCTTTACCAGGAAGAATTATGTGTATGTGATCTTGCGCTAGCTGTGGAAATGCCGGTTGCTGCAGTATCTTATCACTTGCGTTACCTGCGATCACTGCGGTTGGTTAGATATTCAAAGCAGGGGAAAATAGTTTTTTACAGCCTCGATGATGACCATATTTCCCAGCTTGTACAAATAGCCCTGGCTCACTCGAGCGAAGCAGGGAATATCCGGTGGAGTTAA
- the speB gene encoding agmatinase, with the protein MCYTRLKNPKTWNGLNSPELDLNEAAIAVLGLPYDGATSFRKGAAEAPDRIREISEHIPPTTEQGHSIEKIRVVDLGNLSPEGLPQPDYFKRIESAAYELLKSTFTTFIGGDHSVTIPILHAANKIWGNRLGIIHLDAHLDLCEEIDGNRLSHGCTHRRNLENSKIPVHQIHFIGIRSFETQEACFISNKEFNIYTAADINAQGIELIAKNVVSSLVKCKAVYITIDIDFLDPSTAPGTGTPKPGGFTTRDLFRFLSSFSTLPVIGMDLVEVSPPLDHNDITSFAAQRVITESWGYFLLK; encoded by the coding sequence ATGTGCTACACTAGATTAAAAAACCCGAAAACCTGGAATGGATTAAATAGTCCTGAACTTGATTTAAACGAAGCTGCCATTGCAGTTCTTGGCCTGCCCTATGATGGAGCCACGTCATTTAGGAAAGGTGCAGCCGAAGCACCGGATAGAATAAGGGAAATTTCGGAACATATACCTCCTACCACCGAACAAGGTCATTCAATCGAAAAGATACGTGTTGTTGATTTAGGCAACCTTTCACCTGAAGGTTTACCACAACCTGATTATTTCAAGAGGATAGAAAGCGCAGCATACGAACTCTTAAAAAGCACATTCACAACATTTATCGGGGGTGACCACTCGGTTACTATTCCAATCCTACATGCTGCAAATAAAATATGGGGGAATAGACTGGGTATCATTCACCTGGACGCACATCTCGATCTATGCGAAGAAATTGATGGAAACAGACTTTCTCATGGCTGTACACACCGAAGAAATCTGGAGAACAGCAAGATACCCGTACACCAGATTCACTTTATTGGAATTCGATCGTTTGAAACTCAGGAAGCTTGCTTTATCAGTAACAAGGAGTTTAATATCTATACAGCGGCCGATATTAATGCCCAGGGAATTGAATTAATCGCAAAGAATGTAGTATCCAGCCTCGTTAAATGTAAAGCTGTTTACATAACTATTGATATTGATTTTCTTGATCCGTCCACAGCTCCTGGCACCGGGACTCCTAAGCCTGGCGGCTTCACAACCCGCGATCTTTTCAGGTTTTTATCAAGCTTTTCTACTCTACCTGTTATCGGAATGGACCTGGTTGAAGTTTCGCCACCGCTTGACCATAATGATATTACTTCATTTGCAGCGCAGAGAGTCATTACAGAAAGCTGGGGGTATTTCTTACTGAAATAA
- a CDS encoding right-handed parallel beta-helix repeat-containing protein has protein sequence MISESRTKPRRGLIIGIVVAILLIAVIIYLYATDFFNPNLAVPGKYRTIQVAINEAVDGDVIVVDPGVYYEQLDFMGKNITVRSTDPDDPDIVASTVIDGRRRGSVIVFQNGESEGAVITGFTITGGTGNREVIIHEYEGTEITNDGYYGGGILVTGESSPTITKNVFKDNSVNLDGGGIAVLNNSSPRITDNRFENNTAFNGAGLSIWSSSPVIENNTIRENLARNVGGGISVDYESSPRIGNNEILENSATSGGGIAVWYSDPLVTGNLLRNNSAIWFGGGIVVFDAEPTIDSNEISRNSATNNGGGIAVAEEATPIISNNIIDRNYTTENGGGIAVVEGSEPTIIDNIISNNVVHYGGGGIFINASAPLIDGNNITENLVEQDGGGIAAMTNSSPTIRNNIIDNNVAGRAGGGMVIGDNSTVTFENNTLTGNKANTGGGMFIQLSAATISNNTISDNAAESGSGGGIIMVLNAVASIVNNSFIGNLAQEFGGAIVAFEGSVVELHLNEFIENQAQMGGAFIVFGGSVLDLNDPDDNSYSGNIPDDIEPEEE, from the coding sequence ATGATTAGTGAAAGCAGGACCAAGCCCCGCAGGGGCTTGATAATTGGAATAGTAGTGGCAATTTTGTTAATAGCAGTGATCATTTATCTTTATGCAACAGATTTCTTTAACCCTAACCTGGCTGTTCCCGGTAAATATAGAACTATCCAGGTAGCGATTAACGAAGCTGTGGATGGGGATGTTATTGTTGTCGATCCTGGTGTATATTATGAACAACTTGACTTTATGGGAAAAAACATTACTGTTCGCAGTACCGATCCTGATGATCCTGATATTGTAGCTTCGACTGTAATAGATGGTCGGAGAAGGGGTTCTGTTATTGTATTTCAGAACGGAGAAAGTGAAGGAGCTGTAATAACCGGTTTCACCATTACCGGAGGAACCGGCAACAGAGAAGTTATAATCCATGAGTATGAAGGAACTGAAATTACGAATGATGGTTATTACGGTGGCGGCATTCTTGTCACAGGAGAAAGTTCACCGACCATCACCAAAAATGTTTTTAAAGATAATAGTGTAAACTTGGATGGTGGTGGCATAGCAGTTCTGAATAATTCCAGTCCGAGAATTACTGATAACCGATTTGAAAATAACACTGCCTTCAATGGTGCCGGCCTATCTATCTGGTCTTCGAGTCCGGTAATTGAGAATAACACTATCAGGGAGAATTTGGCCAGAAATGTAGGTGGAGGGATTTCTGTTGACTATGAATCTTCACCGCGAATCGGAAACAACGAAATTCTGGAAAATTCTGCAACAAGTGGAGGCGGGATCGCTGTCTGGTATTCTGATCCCCTTGTAACCGGTAATCTCCTGCGAAACAACTCGGCAATATGGTTTGGTGGGGGAATTGTTGTTTTTGATGCTGAACCGACGATCGATAGTAATGAAATATCTCGTAATTCAGCAACAAATAATGGCGGAGGTATTGCTGTTGCTGAGGAAGCAACCCCGATAATCAGCAATAATATAATAGATCGCAATTATACGACTGAAAACGGTGGTGGAATTGCAGTCGTAGAAGGCTCAGAGCCAACGATAATCGATAATATTATATCAAATAACGTAGTTCATTATGGTGGTGGAGGAATTTTTATTAATGCCTCTGCACCGCTCATTGATGGGAATAACATAACGGAAAACTTGGTTGAACAGGATGGTGGGGGGATAGCTGCAATGACTAACTCGTCTCCGACCATCCGGAATAATATTATTGATAATAATGTCGCCGGCCGTGCCGGCGGAGGGATGGTAATTGGAGATAATTCGACTGTTACATTTGAAAATAATACACTGACGGGTAATAAAGCTAATACCGGTGGTGGAATGTTTATTCAACTTTCCGCCGCAACAATTTCCAATAATACAATCTCTGATAATGCAGCTGAAAGTGGCTCCGGTGGCGGCATTATCATGGTTCTTAATGCTGTAGCCAGTATTGTCAATAATAGTTTCATCGGTAATCTTGCCCAGGAGTTTGGAGGGGCTATTGTTGCCTTTGAAGGTTCTGTTGTTGAACTTCACCTTAATGAGTTTATTGAAAATCAGGCTCAAATGGGCGGAGCATTTATCGTATTCGGAGGATCGGTACTGGACCTGAATGATCCTGACGACAACTCTTACAGTGGAAATATCCCGGATGATATTGAACCTGAAGAGGAATAA
- a CDS encoding right-handed parallel beta-helix repeat-containing protein, whose amino-acid sequence MIIDCKSCGMSYDEKEYSMCPYCGHEPVKESEKIEVKSRKQEEKSKDIAEPEVVRVRASGNSIKYILIGLAILVAIAAAVYIFVDFGDSGVTVPDKYATIQEAIDAAEDGDEIIVQIGVYRENIDFKGKNIILRSTDPSDPSIVAETIIDGRDSGTVVSFRSGEGEGAILDGFTVTRGSGILISGGSSPVIQNCIIEDNTAEYGAGVAIFDSAPSILNNIITNNSGFLGGGIFIEESSPLVDGNEISRNRAEMGSGIVIISNSAPMVTNNIIADNVATRLGGGLVVALSSTPTIRGNTITGNVAERNGGGVLIEESEPVIEDNTISRNRAANGGGFFVVNSLNSALQVIGNNIANNLAYIAGGGFYMEGSSPTLDGNSFIDNISEYLGGGLAIYNSSPVILRNIFESNQAGIPEGGGAIWVSEDSILELNENDSNTYTLNLPNDIFWE is encoded by the coding sequence ATGATAATAGATTGTAAAAGTTGTGGTATGAGCTATGACGAGAAAGAATATTCTATGTGCCCCTATTGTGGGCATGAACCGGTAAAAGAGAGCGAAAAGATTGAGGTAAAATCCCGGAAACAAGAAGAGAAAAGCAAAGATATTGCTGAGCCTGAAGTGGTCAGGGTCAGGGCTTCAGGAAACAGCATCAAATATATACTTATTGGCCTGGCTATATTAGTGGCCATAGCAGCTGCAGTGTATATATTTGTTGATTTCGGTGACTCCGGAGTTACTGTTCCGGATAAGTATGCAACTATTCAGGAAGCTATTGATGCAGCAGAAGATGGCGATGAGATTATAGTTCAGATCGGGGTTTACCGGGAAAACATAGACTTCAAAGGCAAAAATATTATTTTGCGCAGTACAGATCCGAGTGATCCTTCAATAGTAGCTGAAACTATAATTGATGGGAGAGATAGTGGAACGGTAGTCTCCTTCAGAAGCGGTGAAGGGGAAGGTGCGATTCTGGATGGGTTCACTGTTACCCGGGGTAGTGGAATATTAATTTCCGGAGGGAGTTCTCCAGTCATTCAGAACTGTATCATTGAAGACAATACCGCTGAATATGGTGCTGGAGTAGCCATATTTGATTCTGCTCCATCTATTTTAAATAATATCATAACAAATAATTCAGGTTTTTTAGGAGGAGGAATCTTTATTGAAGAATCCTCCCCGCTTGTTGATGGAAATGAGATCTCGAGAAATAGGGCTGAGATGGGGAGCGGTATTGTTATTATTTCTAATTCCGCACCAATGGTTACCAATAACATTATCGCTGATAATGTGGCTACCCGCCTTGGAGGTGGATTGGTTGTCGCCCTTTCTTCGACCCCAACTATCCGTGGTAACACCATCACAGGTAATGTCGCTGAACGCAATGGTGGAGGAGTATTGATTGAAGAATCAGAGCCGGTTATCGAAGATAACACCATTTCGCGCAACAGGGCAGCCAACGGTGGAGGTTTCTTTGTAGTTAACTCACTAAACAGCGCTCTGCAGGTAATTGGGAATAATATTGCAAATAATCTGGCTTATATCGCCGGTGGCGGTTTTTACATGGAAGGGTCATCTCCGACTTTGGATGGCAATTCTTTTATTGATAATATTTCTGAATACCTGGGTGGAGGATTGGCAATATACAATTCATCACCGGTTATACTTCGGAATATATTTGAAAGCAACCAGGCAGGAATACCTGAGGGTGGCGGAGCTATTTGGGTATCAGAAGATTCCATTCTTGAACTTAACGAAAATGATAGTAATACATATACCCTTAATCTTCCGAATGATATTTTCTGGGAATAG
- a CDS encoding DUF523 and DUF1722 domain-containing protein — MEDTIRVGVSSCLLGNKVRYDGGHKHDYYITDALSRYFSFVPVCPEVECGLPVPREAMRLVGNIENPRLITIKTGIDLTEKMLRYSAARVKELENDDIDAFIFKKNSPSSGLYRVKIYDQSGRVHGKGQGLFARSLVEQFPYLPVEEEGRLQDMSLRENFIERIFSYKRWKNFLIDSPDFRKLITFHAHHKLQLMAHSPKHLSKIGKLVAEGKNIPVQILFKQYGENLMEAMSLKATVKKNVNVLHHIIGYFKKHIGSDDKKELLKLIDQYHNGYSPLVVPLTLINHYIRKHRIIYLSDQTYLEPHPSELMLRNHV, encoded by the coding sequence TTGGAAGATACAATCAGGGTTGGTGTCAGCTCATGTCTACTGGGCAACAAGGTGAGATACGACGGAGGGCACAAACATGATTATTACATTACTGATGCCCTGTCCAGGTATTTTTCTTTTGTTCCTGTTTGCCCTGAAGTTGAGTGCGGTCTACCTGTACCCCGTGAAGCAATGCGGCTTGTTGGTAATATTGAAAATCCCAGATTAATCACCATAAAAACTGGAATAGATCTAACAGAGAAAATGCTCAGGTACAGCGCTGCCAGGGTAAAAGAACTGGAAAATGATGATATCGACGCTTTTATATTCAAAAAAAACTCGCCCAGCTCCGGTTTGTACAGAGTTAAAATATATGATCAATCAGGCAGGGTTCATGGAAAAGGCCAGGGGCTTTTCGCCCGTTCACTGGTTGAACAATTCCCTTATTTGCCCGTGGAGGAAGAAGGTCGTCTTCAGGACATGAGCCTCCGGGAAAATTTTATAGAAAGGATTTTCAGTTACAAGCGCTGGAAAAACTTTCTAATAGACTCTCCTGATTTTAGAAAGTTAATTACATTTCATGCCCACCACAAACTTCAGCTGATGGCACACAGCCCGAAACACCTCTCCAAGATAGGCAAACTGGTTGCAGAGGGGAAAAACATACCGGTACAAATACTATTCAAGCAGTATGGAGAAAACCTGATGGAGGCAATGTCTCTAAAAGCAACAGTCAAAAAAAATGTTAACGTGCTGCATCATATTATAGGCTATTTCAAAAAACATATCGGCTCCGATGATAAAAAAGAACTTCTGAAATTGATAGATCAATACCACAATGGGTATAGCCCCCTGGTGGTGCCGCTAACTCTAATAAATCACTATATCCGCAAGCACCGTATTATTTATCTGTCGGATCAAACCTATTTAGAGCCGCATCCATCGGAGTTGATGTTACGTAATCATGTTTAA
- a CDS encoding phosphoserine transaminase, giving the protein MHHKPNLKPKNPNFSSGPCAKHPGYNLSELSEAPLGRSHRSIISKSRIKEAIARTKDVLGIPTDYLVGIVPASDTGAFEMAMWNLLGKKKVEVIFFEAFGKAWADDITKHLKLDDVELHFAEYGDLPALNNFNFSNDLVLTWNGTTSGVKIPDGNFIPPDHEGLIICDATSAVFAMEIPWEKIDAVTFSWQKVLGGEAAHGMLVLSPRAVNRIETYTPPWPIPKIFRLKENGKLIKGVFEGSTINTPSMLCVEDYLEALKWAEKTGGLKSLIKHSEQNLMVVEKFVEERPWIDFLAREAKFRSNTSVCLVLDVSEDKLNKIIKLMETEQAAYDIASYRDAPDGLRFWCGATVEREDLELALEWLEWAYHSAL; this is encoded by the coding sequence ATGCATCATAAACCGAATTTAAAACCAAAAAACCCAAATTTCTCCTCGGGGCCCTGCGCCAAACATCCCGGGTACAATTTATCAGAATTAAGCGAAGCACCCCTCGGCAGATCCCATCGCAGCATTATCAGCAAATCCCGTATTAAAGAAGCAATTGCCAGAACAAAAGATGTTCTGGGGATACCGACTGACTACCTGGTTGGCATCGTGCCTGCTTCCGATACCGGCGCTTTTGAAATGGCCATGTGGAACCTGCTTGGCAAAAAAAAAGTTGAAGTAATATTTTTTGAGGCCTTTGGTAAAGCCTGGGCAGATGACATAACGAAGCACCTCAAACTCGATGATGTTGAACTGCATTTTGCCGAATACGGCGACCTTCCTGCGCTGAACAACTTTAATTTTTCCAATGATCTGGTATTAACCTGGAATGGCACAACCAGCGGGGTCAAAATACCTGATGGCAATTTTATACCTCCGGACCATGAAGGGTTGATTATATGTGATGCAACTTCTGCAGTTTTTGCCATGGAGATACCCTGGGAAAAGATTGATGCAGTAACATTTTCCTGGCAAAAAGTTCTTGGCGGCGAAGCCGCTCATGGTATGCTGGTTTTATCACCCCGGGCGGTAAACAGGATTGAAACCTATACTCCTCCATGGCCTATACCGAAAATATTCCGTCTGAAAGAAAATGGCAAGCTGATAAAAGGAGTTTTTGAGGGCTCAACGATCAATACACCATCAATGTTATGCGTTGAAGATTACCTTGAGGCATTAAAATGGGCTGAAAAAACCGGTGGACTTAAATCTTTGATTAAACATAGCGAACAAAATCTCATGGTGGTAGAAAAGTTCGTGGAAGAACGACCCTGGATAGATTTTCTCGCCAGAGAAGCAAAATTCAGATCTAACACCAGCGTTTGCCTGGTTTTAGATGTTAGCGAAGATAAACTGAACAAAATAATTAAGCTAATGGAAACAGAACAAGCGGCATACGATATTGCCTCTTACCGGGACGCTCCCGATGGATTACGCTTTTGGTGCGGCGCAACCGTAGAAAGAGAAGACCTGGAATTAGCCCTGGAATGGCTTGAATGGGCTTATCATTCGGCTCTTTAA
- a CDS encoding PLD nuclease N-terminal domain-containing protein — MSNLQSAVDLVIILWPLILLQFLLAVWAIIDLIRRKYVKALPKWAWALIIIFVNMFGPIIYLVFGRGEE, encoded by the coding sequence ATGAGTAATTTGCAGAGTGCAGTTGACCTGGTAATAATACTCTGGCCGTTGATTTTGCTGCAGTTTTTGCTGGCAGTCTGGGCAATTATTGACCTCATAAGACGTAAGTACGTTAAAGCCCTTCCCAAATGGGCCTGGGCTTTAATAATTATCTTTGTGAATATGTTCGGGCCAATCATTTACCTCGTTTTCGGCAGAGGAGAGGAATAA
- a CDS encoding ABC transporter ATP-binding protein has product MDFKVIRGSIHGFLGPNGAGKTTAIKIILGLMSASSGNIKVLGEPLRFGNRLSYLRYVNYLPQDPVFPEGLSGKESLNLVADIYKVDQKKSRHRVERLLEHFQLEDAANRKVGAYSRGMKQRLGIAAVLLTEPELLILDEPVSALDPEGRRRVLDIISKLKGRATVFFSSHILADVERICDHVTIINQGKKLLDASMNDLLKRYAMEQYLITVKPDQYNKAAALIQTRASVRQVSLLHDKILVISEPGESIKMAEELIPFLINEDITVTEFMQNRSNLEEVFFRILDEYQQGGQEK; this is encoded by the coding sequence ATTGATTTTAAAGTTATACGGGGTAGTATACACGGCTTTCTGGGCCCCAACGGAGCAGGTAAAACAACAGCAATTAAAATAATTCTCGGCCTGATGAGTGCATCTTCGGGCAATATTAAAGTGCTTGGTGAGCCTTTAAGATTCGGAAATAGATTGAGCTATCTGAGATATGTTAATTACCTGCCCCAGGATCCGGTTTTTCCTGAAGGCTTAAGCGGAAAAGAATCTCTTAATCTTGTGGCGGACATCTACAAAGTAGACCAAAAGAAAAGCAGACACAGGGTAGAACGCCTTCTTGAACATTTCCAGCTTGAAGATGCAGCCAACCGTAAAGTGGGCGCCTATTCAAGGGGTATGAAACAAAGGCTTGGTATTGCAGCTGTACTGCTGACTGAGCCTGAATTGCTCATCCTGGATGAACCGGTATCCGCTCTTGATCCTGAAGGCAGGAGAAGGGTTCTGGATATAATCTCTAAGCTAAAAGGCAGGGCAACTGTTTTTTTCTCAAGTCATATCCTTGCTGATGTGGAAAGAATCTGTGATCATGTGACCATTATCAACCAGGGCAAAAAACTCCTGGATGCAAGCATGAATGATCTTCTGAAGCGCTACGCCATGGAACAGTACCTCATAACCGTAAAGCCTGATCAATACAATAAAGCTGCTGCTTTAATACAAACCAGAGCCTCAGTCCGCCAGGTTTCACTGCTGCACGATAAGATACTCGTGATTTCTGAACCAGGTGAATCGATTAAAATGGCTGAGGAGCTAATCCCCTTTCTTATAAATGAAGATATCACAGTAACGGAATTCATGCAGAATAGATCGAATCTTGAAGAAGTATTTTTCAGGATTCTTGATGAATACCAGCAGGGAGGTCAGGAAAAATGA
- a CDS encoding ABC transporter permease subunit, with product MITLVIKELRWNWRSFRYPAFLIVVLFFALLDPLMMRYMNEIIAYFAEGLEMVMPDPTPGEVYVSYLSDVSQIGIFVLIFAVMGVVAREKETGITGWLLSKPVGRWEYLFSKIIVLYATIIIGIMGCSLIAYLYTASLFDNIPLGEAANATISLIFFTLFIATITLSLSTLLKSPLQAGGLTILIFFLTGILNFIIANSKFANYYPNTLLSQLRPLVDGTIGLTDVSGPILATIILSALMIIFTGIRFSRMEL from the coding sequence ATGATCACCCTTGTGATTAAGGAATTGAGGTGGAACTGGCGCAGCTTCCGTTATCCCGCATTCTTGATTGTTGTCCTCTTTTTTGCCCTGCTCGACCCTCTGATGATGCGGTACATGAATGAAATCATTGCCTATTTCGCTGAAGGGTTGGAGATGGTTATGCCTGATCCCACACCCGGCGAAGTTTATGTATCATACCTCTCAGATGTATCTCAAATCGGCATTTTCGTGCTAATATTCGCTGTTATGGGAGTAGTTGCCAGGGAGAAAGAAACGGGTATAACAGGATGGCTTCTCAGCAAGCCTGTTGGACGCTGGGAATACCTATTTTCAAAGATTATAGTTCTTTATGCGACTATAATTATCGGCATAATGGGCTGCAGTTTAATTGCATACCTCTATACAGCCAGTTTATTTGATAATATCCCTCTTGGTGAAGCAGCTAATGCAACTATAAGCCTGATTTTTTTTACTCTCTTTATTGCCACCATTACACTCAGTCTTTCAACCTTGCTGAAAAGTCCCCTTCAGGCAGGCGGTTTAACCATTCTTATATTTTTCCTCACTGGAATTTTAAATTTTATAATTGCCAATTCAAAATTTGCTAATTATTACCCCAATACATTACTTTCCCAATTAAGACCGCTTGTTGATGGCACAATTGGATTAACCGACGTTTCAGGCCCAATATTAGCAACAATTATTCTATCAGCATTGATGATAATATTTACTGGAATACGCTTTTCTCGCATGGAATTATAA
- a CDS encoding MFS transporter, whose product MNKHIRFWMWSLLSLTHIIAHFHRLSLNVLADSLMADFNLSGATMGNLAAAYSYTYLLMLVPGGLFVDKFGSRRSAFLITFLMGAGALIFGTSNSIFSLFVGRLLIGFGASVVLINMMKFQSEWYSTDEFATMNGMAIFIGSIGSVIATFPLAYLLNFATWRSISTVAGIISISLALACFIWIKDHPEKLEASGISGEKVNRLRVTIPVGEMFKTALSNKYLWMLFFINFGIYGGYLTFSGAWGVTYLMQVYELTRQQASLYVMPAAAGAMFGAPLAGYISDKLGRRRLIIFMGALLFWLNLALLAVVFGGKPPLFLIYLISFNLGVSVSATMLSLTSAKEKSSSNLVATASGFVNMGNFVGAAFLQIIFGFILQLGWQGTFDGDVPLFPLSAFVNAFYFCLLIAAVSVVMNFILRKHANNSRKISL is encoded by the coding sequence TTGAATAAACATATACGTTTCTGGATGTGGTCGCTGCTTTCCCTGACTCACATAATAGCTCACTTCCATCGGTTGAGTTTGAATGTATTGGCCGATAGCCTGATGGCTGATTTCAATTTATCCGGAGCCACCATGGGAAACCTGGCGGCAGCATACTCATATACATATTTATTAATGCTTGTTCCCGGGGGTCTGTTTGTTGATAAGTTTGGTTCGCGTCGATCTGCTTTCCTTATAACGTTTCTTATGGGAGCCGGCGCCCTGATTTTTGGTACGTCTAATTCAATTTTCAGCCTCTTCGTAGGTCGATTGCTGATCGGTTTCGGCGCTTCGGTTGTCCTGATCAATATGATGAAATTCCAGTCTGAATGGTATAGTACAGATGAATTTGCGACAATGAATGGTATGGCCATTTTCATCGGTTCGATCGGCTCGGTAATTGCTACATTTCCCCTTGCATACCTTTTAAATTTTGCCACATGGCGTTCTATTTCTACCGTAGCTGGTATAATCTCCATCTCACTGGCTCTGGCCTGTTTCATCTGGATTAAGGATCATCCTGAAAAATTAGAAGCTTCCGGGATTTCAGGGGAGAAGGTAAATAGGTTAAGGGTTACAATACCTGTAGGAGAAATGTTTAAAACTGCACTCAGCAACAAATACCTCTGGATGTTATTTTTCATTAATTTTGGAATATACGGTGGCTATCTGACTTTTTCAGGGGCCTGGGGCGTTACTTATCTGATGCAGGTATATGAACTTACCAGGCAGCAGGCTTCGCTTTATGTAATGCCTGCTGCGGCAGGTGCTATGTTTGGAGCGCCTTTGGCTGGTTATATATCAGACAAACTGGGGCGAAGACGGTTGATCATATTTATGGGGGCACTTCTTTTTTGGCTAAACCTGGCATTGCTGGCGGTAGTATTTGGCGGCAAACCACCACTCTTTTTAATTTACCTGATCTCTTTCAACCTGGGAGTTTCTGTTTCGGCTACCATGCTATCTTTAACCAGCGCAAAAGAGAAAAGTTCCTCAAATTTGGTGGCAACAGCTTCCGGATTTGTGAATATGGGAAATTTTGTCGGTGCAGCATTTCTACAGATCATCTTCGGTTTTATTTTACAGCTTGGCTGGCAGGGAACTTTTGATGGGGATGTCCCGCTTTTCCCACTATCTGCTTTTGTGAATGCCTTCTATTTCTGCCTCCTGATCGCAGCCGTATCGGTTGTTATGAATTTTATTCTGAGGAAGCATGCCAATAACAGCAGGAAGATTTCATTATAA